One Malus sylvestris chromosome 14, drMalSylv7.2, whole genome shotgun sequence DNA segment encodes these proteins:
- the LOC126599365 gene encoding BTB/POZ domain-containing protein At5g41330-like — MLKFMPPAADSVLPRNGFKHTKLESNIATIDVGGQLFQTTKQTLNLAGPDSLFSRIAESASAHLAPPFIDRDPELFSILLSLLRTGNLPSKAKSLDLQDLIFESQFYGIETFLMNSLSNPSHFDAFNLEKSLILPLNGRDSPSAIATTPFGSVHVAHGSKITSFDWSLRKKSTILTQFTAVDSMLAISPRTAAVGATDFSGLQILDLENGFVKETLNWENVTRSGSTVQAIGSSPEFLFTSFESARRNSNSIMIYDLNSLSPVNEIGHYEIYGAEINSAIPATKLNWVSGYGLLMASGSHSGPSGVLGNIKFWDTRSGNVVWEIQEKVDCFSDVTVSDNLSSIFKIGVNTGGMFFADLRSMGAENPWVSLGEAKKVVNGKKEGSGCKIESHGSQVFCSTGGNVELWSEVVVGSKKSSKNGTEEERLFRKNLMGRMKDMGGSRITNMAFGGNKMFMARKDQQTVEVWQNSARGF; from the coding sequence ATGCTCAAGTTCATGCCGCCTGCCGCCGATTCTGTGCTTCCAAGAAACGGGTTTAAGCATACCAAGTTGGAGTCCAACATCGCCACCATAGACGTCGGCGGCCAGCTCTTCCAGACCACCAAGCAAACCCTAAACCTCGCCGGGCCGGACTCGCTCTTCTCCCGGATTGCGGAGTCGGCCTCGGCTCATCTCGCTCCGCCGTTCATTGATCGCGACCCGGAGCTCTTCTCCATCCTCCTCTCGCTTCTTCGAACAGGTAATTTGCCCTCGAAGGCCAAATCCCTAGACCTCCAGGACCTAATTTTCGAATCCCAATTTTATGGCATCGAAACGTTTCTGATGAATTCGCTGTCGAACCCATCGCATTTCGATGCTTTTAACCTGGAAAAGTCGTTGATTTTGCCCTTGAACGGCCGAGACTCGCCGTCGGCGATTGCCACGACGCCGTTTGGCTCGGTTCATGTAGCTCACGGCAGCAAAATCACGTCTTTTGATTGGTCGCTGAGGAAAAAGTCGACGATTTTGACCCAATTCACCGCCGTCGATTCTATGCTGGCGATATCACCGAGGACGGCCGCGGTGGGGGCCACCGACTTCTCTGGGCTCCAGATTCTCGACCTTGAGAATGGGTTTGTTAAGGAGACTCtgaattgggagaatgtgactCGGTCCGGGTCAACAGTACAAGCAATCGGGTCGTCGCCTGAGTTTCTCTTCACTAGTTTCGAATCCGCTCGGAGGAACTCGAATTCAATAATGATATATGATCTGAATAGCTTAAGCCCTGTTAATGAGATTGGTCATTACGAAATTTATGGTGCCGAGATTAACTCAGCAATACCGGCCACGAAACTGAATTGGGTTTCGGGCTACGGTCTGTTGATGGCGTCCGGGTCTCACAGTGGACCTTCAGGAGTTTTGGGTAACATTAAATTTTGGGATACAAGGTCTGGCAATGTAGTTTGGGAAATACAAGAGAAAGTTGATTGCTTTTCGGATGTCACAGTTTCGGATAACTTGTCATCAATATTCAAGATTGGTGTGAATACAGGCGGGATGTTCTTTGCGGATTTGAGAAGTATGGGTGCGGAGAATCCATGGGTTTCTCTTGGGGAAGCGAAGAAAGTAGTTAACGGGAAGAAGGAAGGTTCCGGGTGCAAGATTGAAAGCCATGGAAGCCAAGTATTTTGTAGCACGGGAGGGAATGTAGAGCTATGGTCAGAGGTTGTGGTGGGTTCTAAGAAGAGCAGTAAAAATGGGACGGAGGAGGAAAGGCTCTTTAGGAAGAATTTAATGGGGAGAATGAAGGATATGGGAGGTTCGAGGATAACGAACATGGCTTTCGGAGGGAACAAGATGTTCATGGCCAGGAAGGATCAGCAAACTGTTGAGGTCTGGCAGAATTCAGCTAGAGGTTTTTGA